The Thiohalorhabdus sp. Cl-TMA genome includes a window with the following:
- a CDS encoding BON domain-containing protein — protein sequence MSGNRDLVKAVTAALEFDAGVNLHDATLEIRAEGATVYLTGEVADIAHKRRAPGIAARVEGVEEVEDHLRVRPDEPQTDGQIMEELRVALLEEPVFEHHTLRMIGQTGEEALLREPERAEGDILFSVEEGVVSLDGAVYSLSHRRMAALLAWWASGTRNVINGLVVTPAEEDNAGELSEAVELALERDVLLDGTLINVQARDGVVFLGGTVKSEREKTLAEHDAWYVEGTREVENRTAAP from the coding sequence ATGAGCGGGAATCGAGATCTGGTTAAGGCCGTAACGGCAGCCTTGGAGTTCGATGCGGGAGTCAACCTGCACGATGCCACGCTGGAGATCCGCGCGGAAGGCGCGACGGTCTACCTGACGGGAGAGGTGGCGGACATCGCGCACAAGCGCCGGGCCCCCGGCATAGCCGCGCGGGTAGAGGGCGTGGAGGAGGTGGAGGACCATCTCAGGGTGCGGCCCGATGAGCCGCAGACCGATGGTCAGATCATGGAGGAGCTTCGGGTGGCGCTACTGGAAGAGCCGGTTTTCGAGCATCACACCCTGCGCATGATCGGCCAGACCGGCGAGGAGGCGCTCCTGCGCGAGCCGGAGCGGGCGGAAGGCGACATCCTGTTCAGCGTGGAGGAGGGCGTGGTCTCCCTGGACGGGGCCGTATACAGTCTGTCCCATCGGCGCATGGCGGCCCTCCTGGCCTGGTGGGCCTCCGGTACCCGCAACGTGATAAACGGACTGGTGGTAACTCCAGCCGAGGAGGACAACGCCGGCGAGCTGTCGGAGGCCGTGGAGCTGGCCCTGGAACGGGATGTGCTGCTGGATGGGACCTTGATCAACGTCCAGGCCCGCGACGGCGTGGTTTTTCTCGGCGGGACGGTCAAAAGCGAGCGGGAGAAAACCCTCGCCGAGCACGATGCCTGGTATGTGGAGGGGACCCGCGAGGTGGAGAACCGTACCGCCGCCCCGTGA
- a CDS encoding efflux RND transporter periplasmic adaptor subunit, which translates to MPPRLPLQLPRRRFRSALLGLTAALMATLTGPAHSQQAPPVRVTKAETAPIIREVQLTGTVTSPKVARVSTSVGGLVETMRVDSGDRVEAGMPLLKLDRKLEKLQLRQERAAVAEAEEQLADARRRLSEARRLVRNQNIPESEVRSREAEVRIEQAALERLRARAEHQAERVARHSVDAPFNGVVSRKLTAAGEWVDPGTAVVELVAMDGLRLDFQAPQGYYPRIDAGAPIRVRLESVPDNPLDGRVAATIPVSDPEARTFTVRVHMNREEVPITPGMSASATLPLETGRRGVVVPRDALLRYPDGRKTVWVVEKDGDGHVAREHKVQTGLSFDGRVEIRSGLEAGARVVTRGNEALQEGQRVRLVGSNRAASD; encoded by the coding sequence ATGCCTCCACGGTTACCCCTCCAGTTGCCGCGCCGTCGTTTCCGGAGCGCCCTCCTCGGCCTGACGGCCGCGTTGATGGCCACCTTGACCGGACCCGCCCACAGCCAGCAGGCACCCCCCGTCCGGGTAACCAAGGCGGAAACCGCTCCCATTATCCGCGAGGTGCAGCTTACCGGGACGGTCACCTCGCCTAAGGTTGCGCGGGTTTCCACATCCGTGGGCGGGCTGGTGGAGACCATGCGGGTGGACAGCGGGGATCGGGTGGAAGCAGGCATGCCGCTTCTGAAGCTAGACCGCAAGCTGGAGAAGCTGCAGCTCCGCCAGGAGCGCGCCGCGGTGGCCGAGGCCGAGGAACAGCTCGCCGACGCCCGGCGCAGGCTGTCCGAGGCGCGTCGCCTGGTCCGAAACCAGAACATCCCGGAGTCCGAGGTCCGCTCCCGGGAGGCGGAGGTCCGCATCGAGCAAGCCGCCCTGGAGCGGCTGCGCGCCCGGGCGGAGCATCAGGCCGAGCGCGTGGCCCGCCACAGCGTGGACGCGCCCTTCAACGGCGTGGTGTCCCGCAAGCTCACCGCCGCCGGCGAGTGGGTGGACCCAGGAACCGCCGTGGTGGAGCTGGTGGCCATGGACGGCCTGCGTCTCGACTTCCAGGCCCCCCAGGGCTACTACCCCCGGATCGACGCGGGAGCCCCCATCCGCGTGCGCCTGGAGTCGGTTCCGGACAATCCGCTGGACGGCCGGGTGGCGGCAACGATCCCCGTGAGCGACCCTGAGGCCCGCACCTTCACTGTCCGCGTGCATATGAACCGCGAGGAGGTCCCCATCACACCCGGCATGTCCGCCAGCGCCACCCTGCCGCTGGAGACGGGCCGGCGCGGTGTGGTGGTGCCGCGGGACGCGCTCCTTCGCTATCCGGACGGCCGCAAGACGGTATGGGTGGTGGAGAAGGACGGCGACGGGCACGTCGCCCGCGAGCACAAGGTGCAGACCGGCCTGTCCTTCGATGGCCGCGTGGAGATCCGCTCCGGTTTAGAGGCGGGAGCTCGGGTGGTCACGCGGGGGAACGAGGCCCTCCAGGAGGGGCAGCGGGTGCGACTGGTCGGCAGCAACCGGGCGGCGAGCGACTAG
- a CDS encoding efflux RND transporter permease subunit, translating into MFEGLIRNGILTTVVVLIVSVLGIVAALRIPVQMIPDLEVRTVTVQTDWPGATPQDIEKEILIEQEEYLRNLPNLHRMVSRASSSEAEIELEFPYGVDMNETLIRVNNALSQVPSYPENVDQPRIYAASFSQNSFMYLRVAPLPGNPRGLNMTMMRDFVEDRVRTRMESVPGVSQVEVGGGAERQIQIHLDAERLAERNLSVPAVREAITARNQDVSGGDLESGKRRYLLRTIGRFEDLEDLRRMVLVRRGDAVIRLGEVAEVELGHFEMRERSYVNGNPVIRLSVNRETGSNVIDIKQALLPRIDVINREVLKPAGMELTLTTDDVRYVTASLANVWKNLAIGAVFATLVMFLFLRSGRATAVGVMGIPICAIAAFLGLLLAGRSINVISLAGVAFAIGMTLDNSIVVLESIELERRKGKGRFAAAVAGVQQVWPAVLASTMTTVLVFVPILFIEEEAGQLYSDVAIAISASILASMVVAITVLPTASARLRFGEKPQGETGSGLRRRTLRGVGALTRGATARFATIAATVVVSVGILYWLTPPAEYLPEGEEAKTFAAMNAPPGYNLETMTEIGEELHAEFLPHLDKAPAAYERGETEIPALAYFIMFVRPQQIFIITESKNPDHIFDLMDVIQEKYAQYPGMRAFASRGSIITSNEGGTRSINLDISGAELAPIYDAALSAYRRAEEIFDDPRIQANPSTLSLSQPLVEVHPDWDRTSELGMTAGELGFTVAALTDGAYVDEFFLADEKIDIFLYSGNGRDAGVDGLDQIPIHTPQGTVLPLSAMAEIRETVDTSEVRRINGQRTVSLNIIPPRDVALETGVDRVREEVIQHLRDRGAIPNTVSVDISGASDQLRETREALSANYLVAGALIYLLMVAIFRHWGYPLLIMTAIPLGVSGGILGLRLMNWVGGMLPAAGLNAIHQPFDMIAMLGFLILMGTVVNNPILIVHRAVENVRDAGMAAREAVAEAVESRLRPIAMSTITTICGLAPLVFLPGEGAELYRGVGAIVLFGILGAAVVSLTFLPALTVAVLRWRGRRTAGE; encoded by the coding sequence ATGTTCGAGGGGCTCATCCGCAACGGCATCCTCACCACGGTGGTGGTGCTCATCGTCTCCGTGCTGGGCATCGTCGCCGCCCTGCGCATACCGGTGCAAATGATTCCCGACCTGGAGGTACGCACGGTCACCGTCCAGACCGACTGGCCGGGGGCCACCCCCCAGGACATCGAGAAAGAGATCCTCATCGAGCAGGAGGAGTACCTCCGCAACCTGCCCAACCTCCACCGCATGGTCTCCCGGGCCTCCAGCAGCGAGGCGGAGATCGAGCTGGAGTTTCCCTACGGCGTGGACATGAACGAGACCCTCATCCGGGTCAACAATGCCCTCAGCCAGGTGCCCTCCTACCCCGAGAACGTGGACCAGCCGCGCATCTACGCCGCCTCCTTTTCCCAGAACTCCTTCATGTACCTGCGCGTCGCGCCCCTGCCGGGCAACCCGCGCGGCCTGAACATGACCATGATGCGCGACTTCGTCGAGGACCGCGTGCGCACCCGCATGGAGAGCGTGCCGGGGGTGTCCCAGGTGGAGGTGGGGGGCGGCGCGGAGCGCCAGATCCAGATCCATCTGGATGCCGAACGGCTCGCCGAGCGCAACCTCTCGGTGCCGGCCGTGCGGGAGGCCATCACCGCCCGCAACCAGGACGTCTCGGGCGGTGACCTGGAGTCCGGAAAGCGCCGCTACCTGCTGCGCACCATCGGCCGCTTCGAGGACCTGGAGGACCTGCGCCGGATGGTGCTCGTGCGCCGCGGCGACGCCGTCATTCGCCTCGGCGAGGTGGCCGAGGTGGAGCTGGGCCATTTCGAGATGCGCGAGCGCTCCTACGTCAACGGCAATCCGGTGATCCGCCTCTCGGTGAACCGGGAAACCGGCTCCAACGTCATCGACATCAAGCAGGCCCTGCTCCCCCGGATCGACGTCATCAACCGCGAGGTCCTCAAGCCCGCGGGCATGGAGCTGACGCTCACCACCGACGACGTGCGCTACGTCACCGCCTCGCTGGCCAACGTCTGGAAAAACCTGGCCATCGGCGCGGTGTTCGCGACGCTTGTGATGTTCCTGTTCCTGCGCTCCGGACGCGCCACCGCCGTGGGCGTCATGGGCATCCCCATATGCGCCATCGCGGCCTTCCTCGGACTGCTGCTCGCCGGACGGAGCATCAACGTCATCTCCCTGGCCGGGGTGGCCTTCGCCATCGGCATGACCCTGGACAACAGCATCGTGGTGCTGGAGAGCATCGAGCTGGAGCGCCGCAAGGGCAAGGGCCGCTTCGCCGCCGCGGTGGCCGGGGTGCAGCAGGTGTGGCCGGCGGTGCTGGCCTCCACCATGACCACGGTGCTGGTGTTCGTGCCCATCCTGTTCATCGAGGAGGAGGCGGGCCAGCTCTACTCGGACGTGGCCATCGCCATCTCCGCCTCCATCCTGGCCTCCATGGTGGTGGCCATCACGGTGCTCCCCACGGCGAGCGCCCGCCTACGCTTCGGGGAAAAGCCGCAGGGGGAGACCGGCTCCGGGCTGCGCAGGCGCACCCTGCGCGGCGTCGGCGCCCTGACCCGGGGGGCCACGGCCCGCTTCGCCACCATTGCGGCCACGGTGGTGGTGAGCGTGGGCATCCTCTACTGGCTCACGCCGCCCGCGGAATACCTGCCGGAAGGCGAGGAGGCCAAGACCTTCGCCGCCATGAACGCCCCGCCCGGCTACAACCTGGAGACCATGACCGAGATCGGCGAAGAGCTGCACGCCGAGTTCCTGCCCCACCTCGACAAGGCCCCCGCCGCCTACGAGCGCGGCGAGACCGAGATCCCGGCGCTGGCCTACTTCATCATGTTCGTGCGGCCGCAGCAGATCTTCATCATCACCGAGTCCAAGAACCCGGACCATATCTTCGACCTGATGGACGTCATCCAGGAGAAGTACGCGCAGTACCCCGGGATGCGCGCCTTCGCCTCGCGGGGCTCCATCATCACCAGCAACGAGGGCGGCACCCGGAGCATCAACCTCGACATCTCCGGGGCCGAGCTGGCGCCCATCTACGACGCCGCGCTGTCCGCCTACCGGCGTGCCGAGGAGATCTTCGACGACCCGCGCATCCAGGCCAATCCGTCCACCCTGTCCCTGTCTCAGCCCCTGGTGGAGGTCCACCCCGACTGGGACCGCACCAGCGAGCTGGGCATGACCGCCGGGGAGCTCGGCTTCACGGTGGCCGCCCTCACCGACGGCGCCTATGTGGACGAGTTCTTCCTGGCCGACGAGAAGATCGACATCTTCCTGTACAGCGGAAATGGCCGGGACGCCGGCGTGGACGGCCTCGACCAGATCCCCATCCACACCCCGCAGGGTACCGTGCTGCCGCTGTCCGCCATGGCGGAGATCCGGGAGACCGTGGACACCAGCGAGGTGCGCCGCATCAACGGCCAGCGCACGGTGAGTCTGAACATCATCCCGCCCCGGGACGTGGCCCTGGAGACCGGGGTGGACCGCGTCCGCGAGGAGGTCATCCAGCACCTCCGGGACCGCGGCGCCATCCCCAATACCGTCTCCGTGGACATCTCCGGGGCCAGCGACCAGCTCCGCGAGACCCGGGAGGCCCTGTCCGCCAACTACCTGGTGGCGGGCGCCCTCATCTACCTGCTCATGGTGGCCATCTTCCGCCACTGGGGCTATCCGCTGCTGATCATGACCGCCATTCCGCTGGGCGTATCTGGGGGCATCCTGGGACTGCGGCTCATGAACTGGGTAGGCGGCATGCTCCCCGCGGCGGGACTCAACGCCATCCACCAGCCCTTCGACATGATCGCCATGCTGGGCTTCCTGATCCTCATGGGCACGGTGGTGAACAACCCCATCCTCATCGTCCACCGCGCCGTGGAGAACGTGCGCGACGCCGGGATGGCGGCGCGCGAGGCGGTGGCCGAGGCGGTGGAGTCACGCCTGCGCCCCATCGCCATGTCCACCATCACCACCATCTGCGGCCTGGCGCCGCTGGTGTTCCTGCCCGGCGAGGGGGCCGAGCTCTACCGCGGCGTGGGCGCCATCGTCCTGTTCGGCATCCTGGGCGCCGCGGTGGTCTCCCTAACCTTCCTGCCGGCGCTGACGGTGGCGGTGCTCCGCTGGCGGGGCCGGCGGACAGCCGGGGAATAA
- a CDS encoding DUF7151 family protein, with protein sequence MAGYGLVRGGVEKGRHPWKRVLAAGVLALHGCGGQGGGKDGADGADGLSSLVSVTDESPGINCRYGGLKVESGRDGDGNGSLDGGEVAQTRFLCDGAGPRGWGVAEVLETGNDTAGDPQVGVDDSGNAIAVWEQSDGTRDNIWANRYVAGSGWGEPERIEANDNAASEVQVAVNGGGHAVAVWKQSDGTQPSIWANHYDPDSGWGAAEKVESRDAGWAANPQVALEDSGAAMAVWAQDDGNRENIRANRYEPGIGWGSDHLIETHDGTPAEKPQVAMDGSGNAVAVWSQMQGGTYSIRANRYDAGSGWEGAAAIEAIASDDATGPQVAMDERGHATAVWKVDDGTGIYTWANRYEPGSGWGTAGAIETATGNSSGQQVAMDASGNAVAVWAKFPGGKKHAYASRYMAGSGWGAPYLLETHNAGGVENPRVAVDGAGNALVVWQQGDGVRDNIWANRFLVGAGWGSAQVIETDDSGEAEAPQVALDPEGNGIAVWQHNDGTRFNIVGNRFTE encoded by the coding sequence ATGGCGGGGTACGGGCTGGTGCGCGGCGGAGTCGAAAAGGGGCGGCACCCTTGGAAACGGGTGCTGGCCGCCGGCGTATTGGCGCTGCATGGGTGCGGCGGGCAGGGTGGCGGCAAGGACGGGGCCGACGGGGCGGATGGCCTCTCCTCCCTGGTCTCGGTCACCGATGAATCGCCGGGGATCAACTGCCGCTACGGCGGGCTAAAAGTGGAATCCGGACGCGACGGCGACGGAAACGGCTCGCTGGATGGCGGGGAAGTGGCCCAGACCCGCTTCCTTTGCGACGGTGCGGGTCCGCGGGGCTGGGGGGTGGCGGAGGTGCTGGAGACCGGGAACGATACCGCCGGGGATCCGCAAGTGGGGGTGGATGACAGCGGCAATGCCATCGCCGTCTGGGAGCAGTCCGACGGCACCCGGGATAATATCTGGGCGAACCGCTACGTGGCTGGGTCCGGCTGGGGGGAGCCCGAGCGGATCGAGGCCAACGATAATGCCGCGAGCGAGGTCCAGGTGGCCGTGAACGGCGGCGGCCACGCCGTGGCGGTCTGGAAGCAGTCCGACGGCACGCAGCCGAGCATCTGGGCCAACCACTACGATCCGGACAGTGGCTGGGGAGCCGCCGAGAAGGTCGAGTCCCGGGATGCCGGATGGGCGGCAAACCCCCAGGTTGCGCTGGAAGACAGCGGCGCCGCCATGGCCGTCTGGGCCCAGGATGACGGCAACCGGGAGAATATCCGGGCCAACCGGTACGAGCCCGGCATCGGCTGGGGGAGCGACCACCTGATCGAGACCCACGATGGTACCCCGGCGGAGAAGCCGCAGGTGGCCATGGACGGCAGCGGCAATGCGGTGGCTGTCTGGTCCCAGATGCAGGGAGGCACGTACAGCATCCGCGCCAACCGCTACGATGCCGGATCGGGCTGGGAGGGAGCGGCGGCCATTGAGGCCATCGCCTCCGATGACGCCACCGGTCCCCAGGTAGCCATGGACGAACGGGGGCACGCCACCGCGGTCTGGAAGGTGGATGACGGAACGGGCATCTATACCTGGGCCAATCGCTATGAGCCCGGCTCCGGCTGGGGGACCGCAGGGGCCATCGAGACCGCCACCGGAAACTCGAGCGGCCAGCAGGTGGCCATGGATGCCAGCGGCAACGCGGTGGCGGTATGGGCCAAGTTTCCGGGAGGGAAGAAGCACGCCTACGCCAGCCGCTATATGGCGGGCTCGGGCTGGGGCGCGCCCTATCTGCTCGAGACCCACAACGCCGGCGGTGTGGAAAACCCCCGGGTGGCCGTGGACGGGGCGGGCAACGCCCTGGTGGTCTGGCAGCAGGGCGACGGCGTGCGCGACAACATCTGGGCCAACCGTTTCCTGGTGGGGGCGGGCTGGGGCAGCGCCCAGGTGATCGAGACCGACGACTCCGGGGAGGCGGAGGCTCCGCAGGTTGCGTTGGATCCGGAGGGCAACGGCATCGCCGTCTGGCAGCACAACGACGGCACTCGGTTCAACATTGTCGGCAACCGGTTCACCGAGTAG
- a CDS encoding helix-turn-helix transcriptional regulator yields the protein MERQLGEISDFLLGLHGDARALEPDAFQRAILERLRTLVPFDFAAWGGAEAEERQVNEVLVLDQDQRILTEWPEVGPLDRFCDLTLEGLNRTWHFDDIPGYRDTLAYNEHWRGFEVSHMMSTIMHEPLEGYVSFMGLFHEDMARPFTEEERALKQLLMPHLAEALRTNREWTVAAAGEPAEGTALVDGTGRILASRDPFRALLREEWGTHHPLRLPEVLAGARAGGPAWRGRCIQIRIRRFHHNFLLRVRPLSPLDALPPRAREVAELFGAGLSHKEVARRLGLSPATVRKQLTNIYERLGISSKAALGRLIRPDAD from the coding sequence ATGGAGAGGCAGCTGGGCGAGATCAGCGACTTCCTGTTGGGTCTGCACGGTGATGCGCGGGCACTGGAGCCGGATGCCTTCCAGCGGGCCATCCTGGAGCGGCTGCGCACTCTGGTACCCTTCGACTTCGCCGCCTGGGGCGGGGCCGAGGCGGAGGAGCGCCAGGTCAACGAGGTGCTGGTCCTGGACCAGGACCAGCGCATTCTCACGGAGTGGCCCGAGGTGGGGCCCCTGGACCGCTTCTGCGACCTGACCCTGGAGGGGCTCAACCGCACCTGGCATTTCGACGACATCCCGGGCTACCGCGATACCCTCGCCTACAACGAGCACTGGCGCGGCTTCGAGGTCAGCCACATGATGTCCACCATCATGCACGAGCCCCTGGAGGGCTACGTGAGCTTCATGGGCCTGTTCCATGAGGATATGGCGCGCCCCTTCACCGAGGAGGAGCGCGCCCTGAAGCAGCTCCTCATGCCGCACCTCGCCGAGGCCCTCCGCACCAACCGCGAATGGACGGTGGCCGCCGCGGGCGAGCCCGCCGAGGGTACGGCCCTGGTGGACGGCACCGGCCGGATCCTGGCCAGCCGCGATCCCTTCCGTGCCCTCCTACGGGAGGAATGGGGGACCCACCATCCGCTGCGGCTTCCCGAGGTGCTCGCCGGCGCGCGGGCCGGAGGGCCCGCCTGGCGGGGCCGTTGCATCCAGATCCGGATCCGGCGCTTCCACCACAATTTCCTGCTGCGGGTCCGCCCCCTTTCCCCGCTGGATGCCCTGCCGCCCCGGGCCAGGGAGGTGGCGGAGCTGTTCGGGGCCGGTCTCTCCCACAAGGAAGTGGCACGCCGTCTGGGGCTGTCGCCGGCAACCGTCCGCAAGCAGCTCACCAACATCTACGAGCGTCTGGGCATCTCCAGCAAGGCGGCACTGGGTAGGCTCATCCGGCCCGACGCCGACTAG
- a CDS encoding PLP-dependent cysteine synthase family protein, translating to MHDLVRSDCLLGRGRGSPSLLERIGNTPLVHMDGVWCKLEFLNPSGSVKARIAKYMIERAEEAGQLRPGDTIVEASSGNTGNALSMVAAVKGYRMLVVMPDGTSSERPAISRAMGADVLLVGDFHVNAALDKARELGEHEGYFYPGQFSSEWNVAENREWLGQEVLGQLPEGRLPDALVMGVGTGGTLIGAGQAFRAVNSDCLLVGVEPAESRTIALGEVGKHQIEGISDGFVPEIIQRHRREVDDLLAVPSEDAVAEMRRIAQQHGCFVGPSSGAHLLAAREVQRRYPELETVVTLLCDEGEKYCAEHFRPLPPEGAP from the coding sequence ATGCACGACCTGGTCCGGTCAGACTGCCTCCTCGGCCGCGGGCGGGGCTCGCCCAGCCTTCTGGAGCGCATCGGCAACACGCCGCTGGTCCACATGGACGGCGTCTGGTGCAAGCTGGAATTCCTCAATCCCTCGGGCTCCGTGAAGGCCCGGATCGCGAAGTACATGATCGAGCGGGCGGAGGAGGCCGGCCAGCTCCGTCCGGGCGACACCATTGTCGAGGCCTCCAGCGGCAACACCGGCAATGCCCTGTCCATGGTGGCCGCCGTCAAGGGCTACCGCATGCTGGTGGTCATGCCCGACGGCACCAGCTCCGAACGCCCGGCCATTTCCCGGGCCATGGGCGCGGATGTCCTGCTGGTGGGGGATTTTCACGTCAACGCGGCCCTGGACAAGGCCCGGGAGCTGGGGGAGCACGAGGGCTACTTCTACCCGGGCCAGTTCTCGTCGGAATGGAACGTGGCGGAGAACCGGGAATGGCTGGGGCAGGAGGTCCTGGGACAGCTTCCCGAGGGCCGGCTCCCCGACGCCCTGGTGATGGGCGTGGGAACCGGCGGCACGCTGATCGGGGCAGGACAGGCCTTCCGCGCCGTCAATTCCGACTGCCTCCTGGTGGGCGTGGAGCCCGCGGAGTCGCGCACCATCGCCCTGGGCGAGGTGGGCAAGCATCAGATCGAGGGGATCTCCGACGGCTTCGTGCCCGAGATCATCCAGCGCCACCGCCGGGAGGTGGATGACCTCCTGGCCGTGCCCAGCGAGGACGCGGTGGCCGAGATGCGCCGCATCGCCCAGCAGCACGGCTGCTTCGTGGGCCCGAGCTCCGGGGCGCATCTGCTGGCCGCCAGGGAGGTGCAGCGCCGCTATCCGGAGCTGGAAACGGTGGTTACCCTGCTCTGTGACGAGGGGGAGAAGTACTGCGCCGAGCACTTCCGGCCCCTGCCGCCGGAGGGCGCCCCCTGA
- a CDS encoding ATP-binding protein, producing MSARTLSDSESPSFPEDLDSRAWLHSRELKARLTQQEAIAELGERGLRGASLQALFDRATQALYDFLDVDLAKVLEWHPDQERLLLKSGVGWQEGRVGLATEPDGRGSPGGYTLLADSPVHIADLASETRFSPSELLRDHAAVSGITVVIRGVQRAYGVLAAFSRKRREFSRSDVHFLQALANVLAGSIQRASTEAELRRSETTFRETFTHAGVGITIMDLDGRILEANPAYGRIVGYPPEELVKGRYSIQQLTHAEDLDKTEDALARLRAEEEPAHALEKRLLRKDGSAVWVQVTDTVLPDTQGRTKRLIGINEDITQRHAAEEALVEADRRRDVFLSMLGHELRNPLTPIATMAHFLEQSAGRVSPDRLTRAAATISRQSAHLSRIVEDLLDLNRIKTGRIVLHEKPLDLRDAARQAVESVSAIQEKKRQILEVDLPEVPLGTRGDPVRLTQVLSNLLDNAVKYTPEGGTIRLAGARQADQLLLTVSDTGQGIAREHLPHLFELFERAHPAQTSAQGLGLGLSLVRSLVEMHGGRVEASSPGAGQGSEFRVRLPAADLEERSGADSTPPASGEDRLVLLVEDNEDVAASLGFLLEGLGYRWRHAETGERAFELVRSTRPVLALIDIGLPDHSGFEVASRLREVLDGALLVALSGYPPSQFNEEATELFDAYLVKPPTLENLQQVLARIGPA from the coding sequence ATGAGCGCCCGTACTTTGTCCGACTCCGAATCTCCGTCGTTCCCCGAAGACCTCGATTCCCGAGCCTGGCTCCATTCCCGGGAGCTGAAGGCACGCCTCACACAGCAGGAGGCCATCGCGGAGCTGGGCGAGCGGGGACTTCGCGGGGCTTCCCTGCAGGCCCTGTTTGATCGGGCGACGCAGGCCTTGTATGACTTCCTGGATGTGGATCTCGCCAAGGTATTGGAGTGGCATCCGGATCAGGAACGGCTTCTGCTGAAAAGCGGTGTCGGCTGGCAGGAGGGACGGGTCGGCCTGGCCACGGAGCCCGATGGTCGGGGCTCACCGGGGGGCTACACTCTGCTCGCCGACAGCCCGGTCCATATCGCCGATCTCGCCTCGGAGACCCGGTTCTCGCCCTCCGAGCTGCTCCGGGACCATGCGGCGGTAAGCGGAATCACCGTGGTGATCCGCGGCGTCCAGAGGGCGTACGGGGTCCTGGCGGCCTTTTCCCGGAAGCGGCGGGAGTTCAGCCGTTCCGACGTGCATTTCCTGCAGGCCCTCGCCAACGTGCTCGCCGGCAGCATCCAGCGGGCCAGCACCGAAGCGGAGCTGCGCCGCAGCGAGACGACGTTCCGGGAAACTTTCACCCATGCCGGGGTAGGGATCACCATTATGGACCTCGATGGCCGGATCCTGGAGGCCAACCCCGCTTACGGCCGGATTGTCGGCTATCCCCCGGAGGAGCTGGTAAAGGGGCGGTATTCCATTCAGCAGCTCACCCATGCCGAGGACCTGGATAAGACCGAGGACGCCCTGGCCCGGCTCAGGGCCGAGGAGGAGCCGGCGCACGCCCTGGAGAAGCGCCTGCTGCGCAAGGACGGCTCCGCGGTCTGGGTTCAGGTAACCGACACCGTGCTTCCCGATACCCAGGGACGCACGAAGCGGCTCATCGGCATCAACGAGGACATCACCCAGCGGCACGCGGCCGAGGAGGCCCTGGTGGAGGCGGACCGGCGCCGGGACGTGTTCCTGTCCATGCTCGGACACGAGCTGCGCAATCCTTTGACCCCCATCGCCACCATGGCGCATTTCCTGGAGCAGAGCGCCGGACGGGTATCCCCGGACCGGCTAACGCGGGCCGCGGCCACCATCTCCCGCCAGAGCGCCCATCTAAGCCGGATCGTGGAGGATCTGCTGGACCTCAACCGGATCAAGACCGGCCGAATCGTGCTCCACGAGAAGCCCCTGGATCTGCGGGACGCCGCCCGTCAGGCCGTGGAGTCGGTCTCCGCCATCCAGGAGAAAAAGCGGCAGATCCTGGAGGTGGATCTGCCCGAGGTCCCCCTGGGTACGCGCGGCGATCCCGTACGCCTGACCCAGGTGCTCTCCAACCTGCTGGACAACGCCGTCAAATACACGCCCGAGGGGGGCACCATCCGCTTGGCCGGTGCGCGCCAGGCGGATCAGCTGCTGCTGACGGTGAGCGATACCGGCCAGGGGATCGCCCGGGAGCACCTGCCCCACCTGTTCGAGCTCTTCGAGCGGGCGCATCCGGCGCAGACTTCCGCGCAGGGGCTCGGGCTGGGCCTTTCCCTGGTGCGCAGCCTGGTGGAGATGCACGGCGGCCGGGTGGAAGCCAGCAGCCCCGGAGCGGGGCAGGGCAGTGAATTCCGGGTGCGGCTGCCGGCCGCGGACCTGGAGGAGCGGTCCGGCGCGGACAGCACGCCGCCCGCCTCCGGGGAGGATCGGCTGGTCCTGCTGGTGGAGGATAACGAGGATGTGGCCGCCTCCCTGGGCTTCCTCCTGGAGGGGCTGGGCTACCGGTGGCGGCATGCCGAAACCGGGGAGCGGGCTTTCGAGCTGGTGCGAAGCACCCGTCCCGTCCTGGCCCTCATCGATATCGGGCTGCCCGACCATTCCGGCTTCGAGGTGGCGAGTCGGCTGCGGGAAGTGCTGGACGGGGCGCTCCTGGTGGCCCTGTCCGGCTACCCGCCCTCCCAGTTCAACGAGGAGGCCACGGAGCTGTTCGACGCCTACCTGGTGAAGCCGCCCACCCTGGAGAACCTGCAGCAGGTGCTGGCCCGGATCGGCCCGGCATGA